In a genomic window of Streptococcus oralis:
- a CDS encoding heavy metal translocating P-type ATPase: MTEIVKASLENGIQKIRIRAEKGYHPAHIQLQKGIPAEITFHRATPSNCYKEILFEEEGILEPIGVDEEKTIRFTPQELGQHEFSCGMKMQKGSYTVVEKTRKSLSLLQRFWITSIFTLPLVFLMIGMLTGTISHPVMHWGTFLATTPIMLVAGGPYIQSAWASFKKHNANMDTLVALGTLVAYLYSLVALFAGLPVYFESAGFILFFVLLGAVFEEKMRKNTSQAVEKLLDLQAKTAEVLRDDRYVQVPLEQVKVGDLIRVRPGEKIAVDGVVVEGVSSIDESMVTGESLPVDKTVGDTVIGSTINNSGTLIFKAEKVGSETVLAQIVDFVKKAQTSRAPIQDLTDKISGIFVPAVVILAILTFWVWFVLLEASFVTSLLYGVAVLIIACPCALGLATPTALMVGTGRSAKMGVLLKNGTVLQEIQKVQTLVFDKTGTLTEGKPVVTDIIGDEVEVLGLAASLEEASQHPLAEAIVKRASEAGLEIQTVENFQALHGKGVSGQINGKQVLLGNAKMLDGMDISNAYQEKLEELEKEAKTVVFLAVDNEIKGLLALQDIPKENAKLAISQLKKRGLKTVMLTGDNAGVARAIADQIGIEEVISGVLPEEKAHEIHKLQSAGKVAFVGDGINDAPALSVADVGIAMGAGTDIAIESADLVLTTNNLLGVVRALDMSKKTFNRILLNLFWAFIYNVAGIPIAAGVFSGIGLVLNPELAGLAMAFSSVSVLTSSLMLNFSKID, from the coding sequence ATGACAGAAATTGTGAAAGCAAGCCTAGAAAATGGCATTCAAAAAATCCGTATCCGAGCTGAAAAAGGCTATCATCCAGCCCACATTCAGCTTCAAAAAGGGATTCCCGCTGAGATTACCTTTCATCGTGCCACCCCTTCAAACTGTTATAAGGAAATTCTTTTTGAAGAAGAAGGGATTCTAGAACCAATCGGTGTAGACGAGGAGAAGACAATTCGTTTTACACCTCAAGAATTAGGTCAACATGAATTTTCATGTGGCATGAAGATGCAAAAGGGGAGCTATACCGTAGTTGAGAAGACGCGAAAATCTCTATCCCTTTTACAGCGTTTTTGGATTACTAGTATCTTTACCCTGCCTCTTGTTTTCCTCATGATCGGGATGTTGACAGGGACTATTAGTCATCCAGTCATGCATTGGGGCACCTTTTTAGCCACAACGCCTATTATGCTGGTAGCAGGTGGTCCTTATATTCAGAGTGCTTGGGCCAGCTTTAAAAAACATAATGCCAACATGGATACCTTAGTGGCACTGGGAACTCTGGTAGCCTATCTTTATAGTCTGGTTGCTCTCTTTGCTGGGCTCCCTGTTTACTTTGAAAGTGCTGGATTTATCCTCTTCTTCGTTCTTTTAGGGGCAGTTTTTGAGGAGAAAATGCGAAAAAACACTTCCCAAGCTGTGGAGAAATTACTTGATTTGCAAGCTAAAACAGCAGAAGTCTTGCGTGATGATCGCTATGTTCAAGTTCCTTTGGAACAAGTCAAGGTAGGTGACCTGATTCGAGTGCGTCCCGGTGAAAAGATTGCGGTTGATGGTGTTGTAGTCGAAGGCGTCTCCAGTATTGACGAATCCATGGTGACAGGTGAGAGTCTGCCAGTAGACAAAACAGTTGGAGATACTGTGATTGGCTCTACCATCAATAATAGTGGCACTCTTATTTTTAAAGCAGAAAAAGTTGGTTCAGAGACTGTCTTGGCACAGATTGTGGACTTTGTGAAGAAAGCTCAAACCAGCCGTGCACCGATTCAGGATTTGACGGATAAAATTTCAGGGATTTTTGTTCCTGCAGTTGTCATTTTAGCGATTCTGACTTTTTGGGTTTGGTTTGTCTTGCTTGAGGCTAGCTTTGTGACCTCTCTCCTTTATGGGGTGGCAGTGTTGATTATCGCCTGCCCTTGTGCCTTGGGACTTGCAACACCAACGGCCCTTATGGTGGGGACAGGTCGCAGTGCCAAGATGGGGGTTCTCCTAAAAAATGGAACAGTCTTACAGGAAATCCAGAAAGTCCAAACTCTCGTCTTTGATAAAACAGGGACTTTGACAGAAGGGAAACCTGTGGTAACAGATATTATCGGCGACGAAGTAGAAGTGCTTGGATTGGCAGCCTCCTTGGAAGAAGCTTCCCAACACCCACTGGCTGAGGCCATTGTCAAGCGAGCGAGTGAAGCTGGACTTGAGATTCAAACTGTTGAAAATTTCCAAGCCTTGCACGGAAAAGGTGTCTCAGGGCAAATCAATGGGAAACAAGTCTTACTTGGAAATGCTAAAATGCTAGATGGCATGGATATTTCTAATGCTTATCAGGAAAAACTTGAAGAACTGGAAAAAGAAGCTAAGACAGTTGTGTTCTTGGCTGTTGACAATGAAATCAAAGGCTTGCTTGCACTACAAGATATTCCTAAGGAAAATGCTAAACTTGCCATCAGTCAGTTGAAAAAACGAGGTCTTAAAACAGTCATGCTGACAGGGGATAATGCTGGTGTGGCGCGTGCCATTGCAGATCAGATTGGCATTGAAGAGGTCATTTCAGGTGTATTGCCAGAAGAAAAAGCCCATGAAATCCATAAACTACAATCAGCTGGAAAAGTAGCCTTTGTTGGGGATGGTATCAATGACGCTCCTGCCCTCAGTGTAGCGGATGTGGGAATTGCTATGGGAGCTGGAACAGATATTGCCATCGAGTCAGCAGATTTGGTGTTGACAACTAATAACCTCTTAGGAGTTGTTCGTGCCCTTGATATGAGTAAGAAAACCTTTAATCGAATTCTGCTCAATCTTTTCTGGGCCTTTATCTACAATGTCGCCGGAATTCCGATTGCAGCAGGAGTCTTTTCAGGAATTGGTCTCGTTCTCAATCCAGAACTGGCAGGTCTAGCTATGGCCTTTAGTTCTGTATCTGTTTTAACCAGTTCACTCATGCTAAACTTTAGTAAAATAGACTAA
- a CDS encoding cupredoxin domain-containing protein, protein MLNSIVTIICIALIAFILFWFFKKPEKSGQKAQQKKGYQEIRVEVMGGYTPELIILKKSVPARIVFDRKDPSPCLDQIVFPDFGVHADLPMGEEYVVEITPEQTGEFGFACGMNMMHGKMIVE, encoded by the coding sequence ATGTTAAATAGTATTGTAACCATTATTTGTATTGCCCTTATCGCGTTTATCTTGTTTTGGTTTTTCAAAAAGCCTGAAAAATCTGGACAAAAGGCCCAGCAAAAAAAGGGTTACCAAGAGATCCGAGTGGAAGTCATGGGGGGCTATACGCCTGAGTTGATTATTCTTAAAAAATCAGTGCCAGCCCGCATTGTCTTTGACCGCAAGGACCCTTCACCCTGTCTAGATCAGATCGTCTTTCCAGATTTTGGTGTGCATGCGGATCTTCCTATGGGTGAAGAGTATGTAGTGGAAATCACACCTGAGCAGACTGGAGAGTTTGGCTTTGCATGTGGTATGAACATGATGCACGGCAAGATGATTGTAGAGTAG
- a CDS encoding CopY/TcrY family copper transport repressor, translating to MQISDAEWQVMKIIWMQGEQTSTDLIRVLAERFDWSKSTIQTLLARLVEKECLSRKKEGKFFVYSALLTLDQSRDLLVQDIKDKVCSRRIKNLLADLIVECDFTLADLEDLEAVISKKKSSAVTEVRCNCM from the coding sequence ATGCAGATTTCAGATGCAGAATGGCAGGTCATGAAGATTATTTGGATGCAAGGAGAGCAGACCAGTACGGATTTGATCAGGGTTCTGGCGGAGCGGTTCGACTGGTCCAAGTCGACCATTCAAACTCTTTTGGCTCGTTTGGTTGAGAAAGAGTGTCTGTCAAGGAAAAAAGAAGGCAAGTTCTTTGTCTATTCAGCCCTTTTAACTCTGGACCAGAGTCGAGACTTGCTTGTCCAAGATATCAAAGACAAGGTTTGTTCTCGTAGGATTAAGAACTTGTTGGCTGATTTGATTGTGGAATGTGATTTCACTTTGGCTGACTTGGAAGACTTAGAAGCTGTGATTTCTAAGAAGAAATCAAGCGCTGTAACAGAAGTAAGATGTAATTGTATGTAA